A stretch of Natator depressus isolate rNatDep1 chromosome 2, rNatDep2.hap1, whole genome shotgun sequence DNA encodes these proteins:
- the LOC141981890 gene encoding putative protein FAM10A4: MDLRRLKKLQALVHVYRQDPAFVRAKQLSLLWNNVKIIGDAISLLQSNTSVKKTAEKVEESLEAAESKESDLEIEDEGVIEPDLDDPQEMGDEYLEITNEMIDQANEKREHAFAALDEGELQKAIDLFTDAIGLNPQFTLLYVNRASVFMKLQKPNAAIRACDRACELNPNSAQSYKWRGQAHMLLEHWEEAARDFTLACQLDYNEDTNAMLNKVQPRAGKIAAHQEHYEHRHELREIQERLERVKLALEEEERIQREEKTRNDLLFKLKPQPVM, encoded by the coding sequence ATGGATCTTAGGAGACTGAAAAAACTTCAGGCCCTGGTGCATGTATACAGACAGGATCCAGCCTTTGTGAGGGCTAAGCAGCTAAGTTTACTGTGGAACAATGTGAAAATCATAGGAGATGCCATATCACTTCTTCAAAGCAATACCTCTGTAAAGAAGACAGCTGAGAAGGTGGAGGAATCACTAGAGGCAGCTGAGAGTAAGGAGAGTGACTTGGAAATTGAGGATGAAGGTGTTATTGAACCAGATCTGGATGATCCCCAAGAAATGGGAGATGAATATTTGGAAATAACAAATGAGATGATAGACCAGGCCAATGAAAAGAGGGAACACGCCTTTGCTGCCCTGGATGAAGGTGAACTTCAGAAAGCTATTGACTTGTTCACAGATGCTATCGGGCTGAATCCTCAGTTCACCCTCTTGTACGTTAACCGAGCCAGTGTCTTTATGAAACTACAGAAACCAAATGCTGCCATTAGAGCCTGTGACAGAGCCTGTGAGCTTAACCCCAATTCAGCACAGTCTTACAAGTGGAGAGGGCAAGCACACATGCTCCTGGAGCACTGGGAGGAGGCAGCCCGGGACTTTACCTTGGCATGTCAACTGGATTACAATGAAGACACTAATGCCATGTTAAACAAGGTGCAACCAAGGGCTGGGAAGATTGCTGCACATCAGGAGCACTATGAACATAGACATGAGTTAAGGGAGATCCAGGAAAGGCTGGAGAGGGTGAAATTGGCcttggaagaggaagaaagaatccagagagaggaaaagacCAGAAATGACCTATTATTCAAATTAAAACCACAACCTGTGATGTGA